A DNA window from Mus caroli chromosome 8, CAROLI_EIJ_v1.1, whole genome shotgun sequence contains the following coding sequences:
- the LOC110299571 gene encoding zinc finger protein 14-like — protein sequence MEAAIVGLSRPDEGLVSFEDLVVHFTQDEWALLAPSQKTLYGDVMLETFRNFTAIGYEWEDETIEDHCEEPEINLRNIVTHSEYTQYEREEYEEKPPDSNFLKSVEGLVETKTSSGPSVCEVCLKTFGLYHLTYNGHHNYDYKELRGGHTEENDSEGNQCEKTSGSLQKEDKIHTGKKLYVCQECGKAFRYPSALQLHERIHTGEKPYECKDCGKAFRGLSALHLHERIHTGEKPYECKQCGRAFTYLSALQLHERIHTEERPCECKQCGKTFRYSRALKLHERIHTGEKPYECKQCGKFFRSHRTLKLHKRIHTGEKPYECKECGKAFRWLTSLKLHEKIHTGEKPYECQECGKAFRCQASYHRHKITHGGETLYECKECGKSFIYPSLLQVHERTHTGEKPFECKLCGKAFRCQSSLRLHERTHTGEKPYECKHCGKAFSSYNYLRFHERSHTGEKPYECKECGKTFTHRSYLRSHERRHTGEKPYQCGQCGRSFSRHSSFKRHQSVHGESPYEQYLIPLSPFPSKE from the exons ATggaggcagccattgttggactctCCAGGCCTGATGAG GGTTTGGTGAGCTTTGAGGATCTGGTTGTGCACTTCACCCAGGATGAGTGGGCTTTGCTGGCTCCTTCTCAGAAGACTCTCTACGGAGACGTGATGCTGGAGACCTTCAGGAACTTCACTGCCATAG GATATGAATGGGAAGATGAGACAATTGAAGACCATTGTGAAGAGCCTGAAATAAATCTAAG GAACATCGTCACTCACTCTGAATACACACAGTATGAACGTGAGGAATATGAAGAGAAGCCACCTGATTCTAATTTTCTCAAAAGTGTTGAAGGCCTCGTGGAAACTAAGACTTCGAGTGGACCCTCTGTGTGTGAGGTATGTTTAAAGACCTTTGGACTGTACCACCTAACTTACAACGGACATCACAACTATGACTACAAGGAGCTCAGAGGAGGccacactgaagaaaatgattcTGAAGGTAACCAGTGTGAGAAAACTTCCGGTTCCCttcaaaaagaagacaaaattcaTACTGGAAAAAAACTCTATGTGTGTCaagagtgtgggaaagcctttaggTACCCCAGCGCCCTTCAGTTACATGAAAGAatccatactggagaaaaaccctacgagtgtaaagactgtgggaaagCCTTTAGAGGTCTTAGCGCCCTTCACTTACATGAAAGAatccatactggagaaaaaccctacGAGTGTAAGCAGTGTGGGAGAGCCTTCACGTATCTCAGTGCTCTTCAGTTGCACGAAAGAATTCATACTGAGGAGAGGCCCTGTGAGTGTAAACAGTGTGGGAAAACCTTTAGATATAGCAGGGCCCTCAAAttacatgaaagaattcataccggagagaagccctatgaatgtaaacaatgtggGAAATTTTTCAGAAGTCACAGGACCCTTAAGTTACataaaagaattcatactggagaaaaaccctatgaGTGTAAAGAATGTGGGAAAGCTTTTAGATGGCTTACTTCTCTGAAGTTACATGAAAAgattcatactggagaaaaaccgtATGAATGCCaagagtgtgggaaagccttcaggtGTCAGGCTTCCtatcatagacataaaataactCATGGTGGAGAAACATTGTATGAATGTAAGGAGTGTGGTAAGTCCTTCATTTATCCCTCTTTACTTCAAGTGCATGAAAGAACTCACACTGGTGAAAAACCCTTTGAGTGTAAGCTCTGCGGTAAAGCCTTTAGGTGTCAGTCCTCGCTTCGACTGCAcgagagaacacacacaggagaaaaaccCTATGAGTGTAAGCACTGTGGCAAAGCCTTTTCAAGTTACAATTACCTTCGATTTCATGAACGAagccacactggagagaaaccctatgaatgtaaggagTGTGGTAAAACTTTCACACATCGCTCTTACCTTCGATCACACGAAAGAAGACATACTGGGGAGAAGCCATACCAGTGCGGACAGTGTGGCAGATCCTTCAGCCGGCATAGTTCCTTTAAGAGACATCAGTCTGTTCATGGAGAAAGCCCATATGAACAGTATCTAATTCCATTATCCCCATTTCCTTCAAAGGAATGA